In the genome of Impatiens glandulifera chromosome 6, dImpGla2.1, whole genome shotgun sequence, the window aTCCTACATTGAAATACAGTATCCATTGATAcccaaaaaaacatatttacttaaaaacaataattcaatatagttattacataaatattagaGTAATGCCGGAAAATTCCTTCGTTCCCGACAGATTTGTAAAAgactttattttgaaattttatttagcCTCGATTTGTATGTCGAGAATATTTGATTGAGCAGTGATAGAGAGAATTTAATAAAGGGTGAGAAGGGAGAagagataaaatttattatattttttaagcgagataaaatttattatattttttaagcgAATCGAATCAGATTACGTTAAGTTATTCcttctcaaattctctccccaaataatttctctttattccctctcaaattctctccccaaataatttctcttttttattatttaaaaaatttatataaaaacgtattttgatatttcaatattaattataacattaattaatttttatgataaaattttaaaataatcgaacctgattaaacttaatttaaaagattatttatttaattaaaaggtcactaattgtataattttattagagattttattaagtttgatatttgaaaaaaaaaaattaaccctATATCCTTAGTATCtattaaaaacggtctctacttcataatattttaactatttctttgacaatttaattttattacattttatttaactaactaTTTATCAAGTTATAcacattaattgttttttttcatttaaaattataaaatatatttaaatgttagtaCCTACGATTGATgtcaaaaattattgaaaaatttacctaaacaatataaattaaggtgttagaattaaaaaaaaatatatcaaacagacctttaataaaaaaatattaaaaaaatatttttaaatcgttttatGTGCAACAAGCAGTTCCATCTCTCAAGTTCATCATTGTGATAAAGAAATGttcattttttgaattttttgaaaaatagttTGGGTCTTCTaattatcaaaaacaattaaaaattaaaagccCCAAACAAACAGGCCCTTAAGTAGATGTCTTAATCGTGAATTGGGTCGGATTCACGGGTTTGGGCTGGATTCGACTTGCGATCAATGGATTTGGGCGCCCGGTCAATGCGGAGGCTGATTTCTTGGTCACGCACACTACTACTTAGTTAAAAACCGAGTCTAATGggttttctcggtcgaaaatCAAGCCATGCTGAAATCCTCGATCGGATGCTAGGAGCTAGCTGGTTTTTTCGGTCGAAAAGCAAGGGAAGACAAATTCTTCGGTCGTGTGCATAAATCTCGGTTGGACACGGAGAGTGGCTGGTTTTTTTGATCGAAAATAAGGCAAAAAATTATTGGTCGTCTTCCACCTCTAGCAACAAGATATGTGCAGGTTTTGAGAATTCGACTAACACTTCTATTCGTCGATCCAAGGGCATGAGAAGCTTTATCTCCTCATGTAGAATAcgatcatcatcatcgtcatttTGTGGCATTAATCAACGAGAGAGTGGATCGAATTAGTATGAATAGTTAttgagtaaaaaaataatttttggcTTTAAGGTTATAATTCAATGCTAGGAGCTTACCAATAGATTCCTTATACATATAGAATCAAATCATACCAAAATATGAACCATGGCTATcagttttaacaaatttaagaaCTGGATTTTTGGAAATTTCGATTTTTGTGTAAACATGCCTCAAATCAATTGGAATTCATCCAAAATTACTCCTAAGATCTTTTGAAAACATTTAGGatttaaattttcaagttaCAACTTAAAACATAAATTCGATTTAaagaattttcaaattcaaatttaggtaTTTTTGATTAAGTTTGATTTGTAATTTCAGCAGAAACTTTGAAATATCTTAtgattgaattcaaattaagaaaatgtataatcaaacaatattaaaGACTGTcgaactgaaatataaaattttaaaattgaatatatatctTGAATTACAACTTGAATTAAACTTAATGTGAGTTGGAGAATACTCATGAACTTTTTATGAAGTTTTTTAATGATCCAGGAACTAGTTTTACAAAAAAGAATCAAAAgttgaagaaaattttaatgGCAAATTCTGTGAAAGTTGGATTAGAGACTTGATGTTTTGATCATTGCCTATGTCTTGGCTAAAGAGGGATATTTCTAGCCAACCAAAGTATGTATTGAATTAAAGACAAAaggtcattaatgacttttgtctTCATTTGATCGTCCTCATCCAATTTGGCCATGATTGTGCCTATGATAGTAGTCAAAATGATCACCATTGTTATGGTGATATTTCAACCTTTGAATCACTCCATTTGTTGAGCATCGACTGAGTTCCACgtttgaaaattcaaaaattttagTCTATGTTTATCTAGCTCGTCACGAGGAAGGAGACAAGTCCGTCTTCGTTCCGTTAGTGGCTGGCATTTCGTCTACGTTCGGGCTAACGACGTAAGCGCGCCCGTTAGTGGATCCGATGCTACGCGGAAGCGCTTGACTTCTATTGTAGTGGGCGACGTAGTCTGCTTTGGTTCGTTGGATGATGCATTGGCACTCATCCGATGGTTGCGTGGTTTGTTACAAATGTTTCTTCTCTTTGGAGCtggtttgaaattgatttttctttattccttttgtttttattttcaacatacaaaatattttaataaacataaatattattttgtctatttatttaatttgtgtgtatattttggagatttttaaataattaatttggaattCAAATGCATATAATATtgatcttaaattatttatttaatttgtttaagcccttttaaaattaatttgggatcaaatgaatacaaattttatctcaaattattttattttgacttttattttaattagttagaatttaattaatacaataattaatccaataTCTAATCTTGGTTTAgccttgtttttttattattttaaatatatttatttaaaataattatttaatatttataaattgagagataaaattttagtgcttacattTAGacaaaactataaattaaatatttttatcataaaataaaatattaattttaagaatcCAATATTTTTAGAGactaataatgttaaaaactaaatttagttagaaaaaaatgaagttgagattaataaacataagtatAATTTTCAAGTTAAACTAAAGTGGATGTGAAAAGGGAAATCTAGAACAATATACAAAcgcatttttatatttaaaaagtgtttAGAAATTGATAATACACTCCATGTTAAGGAGTTACATGGAGTTTTGGTTTTGAAGATGTGTTTACTCTCTTTTGAGTCGTAGACTCTTATGTTTTAAATTCTTTTGTGTTTTGTATTTGAGATAAACTTAACAATATATTAAACTCAATTGAgtctattttgaataaaattaaataatttatagtgAAATCAACTTATTTTCAtatcttacaaaaataaaatgactaaggatggtatatatattaaataatattataatattattatattttaatttgatttttaaaaatgatgtttttataattgaattaacaaaCACTatgtttaagataaaaataaagatgtTAAAGTTATAGAGACATAATAGATACTTTTAAAATTGagactcaaatatatatatattttttttttattaagtttggTTAATTCGTTGGTCTATTTCTTTATATCTACCTAGTTTTTGGAGGATCATTCTGGTAAGGATAATCcttatatcattattatcatAAGTAGGTGATACTTGTAAGTTGTATAGGCAAATTAagccattttaaaatataaaattttattattaaataattgtattttttttaagttgtaaactcgaaacatatatatatatcgtatttaatttattattattatttttaatttaaccgttttaaatttatgagcgggtcaatcCACGACCCGACTCAActattaatttactctcacatatatattcaaactaaTTACTGATTTCGAcccaacaatatttttttttaaatctctcTAAACTAAGTTTAGATGTTAGTgttcttttttatgtttttttcctCCTTGAGTTGTGATTTTGATTTGTACATTGCTAGCTAaaggtttttttgttttttgttttttttttttttttttttttttttttttttttattaaaatggttttttctctctcctctcattcatcatttcaatctttttaatcattttctttttttatttaaaatatcattttatccttaccaatttttctaaattttaaattattaaactctATTACCCAATGACATGCTCCGTAATTTTTAACAATAGTAAGGACTTAAATGTCTTAAAACTCATTCTACCCAAATAAACTTATTCATATTTCATATAGATTTTGCTGACactttaatcaaaataatccaaataaaccTATTTAGGACAAGCCATGAGACATGAGAATCCGACCCTAACACTAAATAGTCGATACTTTGGGATACGTTATTAGTAGAGATGTAAGTATATAAGTGCACAAAATGgatgaattttttgattttaaactCACAATATTATCACCACCGATTTTTCTTTCTATGCAACTCGTGGCTCAACTTTTCTGAGTTGACTCACAATTCAAACAAGTTTGTTAGTTAATTCGATGATATTCAATATTGTTGgggttaaaataaattttaaattgcatgaataataataacttttttttaaaattttgattttaaagaataattttggTCCACCATATTGTTCTAAATACCTCATTTAAAACccctttttaatttatttttatatttggatcataaattgtaaaatatatttgtaattaattttagttaaataaaaacttatttttacttCTAATTGAAAACAATAAAGTATAAAATTGGTATTTGTGAAAAACTTATAAAGGAAATGTTACTAAAAGATAAAAGTAGAGGGACCTGTTTCAAAATCTTACTTATTCTATAACTCTATAGAGTGTTTGAAGAAGATCTAGGTTTTCTTTTTCGTCCGTGTTTCCATCTTCAAGAAGCTGTGCTTTCTTCTAAACAAGGGTTTATTCTAGGTCTCCATTTGATTTAAAGTTATCATTTTTCCATAGTCTAGACGAATCAAAGAAATGGGTTTCCAACCTTATGGGATTCAGTCGATGCTTAAGGAAGGCCACAAACATCTCTCTGGACTTGACGAAGCAGTTCTCAAGAATATCGATGCCTGCAAGCAGCTTTCCACCATCACCAGAACTTCACTCGGCCCAAATGGTTCGTATTTTCATTCACTTATTCTTGTCTTCCAAGATCACCGGGATCTGAtacttttctcttttttcaaATCTCAGGCATGAACAAGATGGTTATCAACCATCTAGACAAGCTTTTTGTTACTAATGATGCGGCTACCATTGTAAGTGAGCTTGAGGTTCAGCATCCTGCTGCCAAGCTTTTAGTTTTAGCAGGTAAGGCTCAACAAGAGGAAATAGGAGATGGTGCAAACCTCACAGTTTCGTTTGCGGGAGAGCTGCTTCAAGGTGCAGAAGAGCTAATTAGGATGGGACTGCATCCAAGTGAGATCATTACTGGGTATACAAAGGCCATTGCcaaggtttgtttgtttgttttgtttttttatggtATTTACAAGAGGAGCTTTTTCTGCTGAGTACTAATCTTATTTCATGTTTGTAGACTATTGAAATCTTGGATGAGCTGGTTGAGAAGGGATCTGAAGTTATGGATGTGAGGAGTAAGGATGAAGTTATTAGAAGAATGAAAGCGGCTGTTGCAAGCAAGCAATATGGACAAGAGGATGTCTTATGTTCTTTAATTGCTGATGTAACTTCTCTTACAGATTTCATTCAGGACTCCATATTTTGTTTtctgtaaatatttattattgagaTGTTTTTGCTTTTAGGCATGTATACAAGTCTGTCCCCAAAATCCTGCCAACTTTATTGTGGATAATGTCCGCGTGGCAAAACTGTTGGGTGGAGGGTTGAACAATTCGACTATTGTTCGTggtatgattttgaagaatgaTTCTGTTGGAACTATAAAGAAAGTGGAAAAGGCAAAGGTAAACATTTGTTTGCTAACTGTTGTTATATGTTATTATTGAAGTCCTTGTATAGATGCTTTCATACCCAGATCAACTTTTTATGCAGGTTGCTGTTTTTGTTAGTGGTGTTGATACATCTGCAACTGAAACCAAAGGAACAGTTCTTATTCATAGTGCAGAGCAGGTATTTGGATTTACTTCTTCTGTAAATTTCTGATTTTACCCTGCATTTTCTGAAATGTGTTTTAAACTTTTAGTTTCCATTTGAATCTACCAACTACTATTTGTTTAGACATTGTTTTCTCTATACTATGCATATGAGAACCTGCATCAGTTGTTTTCTTATATTATGATAAGATAAGTGAACTTTTATTTGCTTGGTATTGTCACAATCACGATTTCATTGGAAAAACgtcaaagttaaaattgaaagtaaATTTTTTCTGTTCAGTATAATTTTTTTCCAACATCCAATCGTCAAACTTAAAGTTGAAAGTGATTTGctttttgtttggtataattattttttttgggatgatgattacttatttttagattatgatccagattatagtttgaattttgTTGCTTCAATAGGTATACAAATCCTTTTCAACatcatattgtaattttttgtttcatttggcatagatatttttttctttgtcaTAACCAAATACTTTATCATGATCAGATTATTGTGATTTTTGCTAAACATTACTAATGTAGATTTTTCAGATCACgaacattataatttttggaTACCAAAACAGATTATTTCCTTACTTTCCTTCTAAATTTAATGCAAATATCTTACTTCTGTTAGAATTGATTTGTGCTATAGTTCATTGATAACATGCTTTTTATAATGTGATATGCTTCAGCTAGAAAATTATGCAAAAACAGAGGAAGCTAAAGTTGAGGAGTTAATCAAAGGTGTTGCTGAGGCAGGCGCTAAAGTTATTGTTAGTGGGGCGGCAGTTGGAGAGATGGCCCTTCACTTTTGTGAGCGCTACAAGTATACTATCTATCCATGATCTTTCATGTTTTATAATACTTTCTTGTTATCAACTTATATGCAACATTGGCTccattttgaaaaacttattgtttggaaactaaatttagtcatacaaatttatatttttattattgtttttgtatgtGAAACCGGTTCAAGATATGATTAGAATCTTTTTGAATGGGGGATATGGTGTAAGAATTCAATAAACTAGAAGGCACCTTGTGCTAATTCTTCATTTGCAATAGAAAATGAACCATATCACGTGTAAGATGCTTCTTTTATATGTAATATTTCTTGTAGTGAAGGTAGGAGGATTAGGTCAAATTATGATTGTTCAATATCTTGTTACATTTTCCTTTATGTAGGTATGGTGCACTATTTCTTTGTGCATTGTCTGCTCATTTAAAGCCTATGATTgatatattttcatttctttatgATCTGCCAACAGGCTTATGGTATTGAAAATCAGCTCCAAATTTGAACTAAGACGATTTTGTCGAACTACTGGTGCTGTTGCTATGGTAAGCATATTGGTTTAGTTTCTTTCTTCCAAGATGATGGTGCTCCTTCAAATTACTTTTTGACATGCTCATTTATTTTGGTGCAGTTGAAGCTTGGTCTGCCAAATCCAGATGACCTTGGTTATGTGGATTCTGTATCAGTGGAGGAAATTGGTGGAGCTAGGGTAATGCCCTAATATATTGTTGTTTGTGTCCTGTTCTCTATGGAATTCCCTTTTGTCCATGTTTTACTTAAATATCTCTAAATGTATGCATTTTAGGTTTCCATAATTAGGAATGAAGAAGGTGGGAACTCTGTTTCAACTGTGGTTTTACGTGGAAGTACTGATAGCATATTGGATGATCTGGAAAGAGCGGTTGATGATGGTGTCAATACGTACAAGGTAGTTTCttctataatattttctttgaaCATGTTTTACGTAGTTTTcttttttgttgaaataatcGATTGAAAAAACCTTGATGAAAAGTGTggattatttgagttaaatgactaaaatattcattttatttaatatttttaaatgttgtaaaaaataaagtaagggtattttatttgatgatttgattgatgattcaATATGgggttattttgattaaatctaAGGCGTTGTTCAAaatttggttatttgaataaccaagggTGGTTATTCAAATGACAATGTTCGTTTTGGGTTATGAAAAGTGAGTTATTTCGGTAAAAGACTTAAAGAGCTTCGTTATGTGGTTCTTGTCAGGCAATGTGCAGGAACAGCCGTATGGTACCTGGAGCTGCAGCTACAGAAATTGAATTAGCTAGAAGATTAAAAGAGTTCTCATTCAAAGAGATAGGGTAACTTCCAGTTAAAACTTAGTTCTTTTACTTCACAACCTTCCATTTAATTAAAGTGTAATTTATTCTTTGAAAAATCTTTTGTTTTGAAGACTTGATCAATATGCTATTGCAAAATTTGCTGAGTGCTTTGAGATGGTTCCTAAAATTTTGGCTGATAATGCTGGTCTGAATGCAATGGAAATTATTTCCTCCTTGTATGCTGAGCATGCATCTGGAAACACTAATGTTGGTATTGACCTAGAGGAAGGTGTATGCAAGGACATCTCTACATTGAATATTTGGGACCTCTATGTGACCAAGtaagtttattatttcttaatatgttttttttactgTTTAAAGTCTTTTGTTAATCTTAATCTCTGAATTTTGctcaactttttttaatatggtGATTATTGGGATGTATTGTGATGAACACCAACTTACAAAAGAATGTTATTTACATATCAACTCTTACGCTGCATATCATAATTGAAATGTTagtacaaaataattatttcaatttttgtaAAGATGATTAGCTTCTTGGATACATAAACAgagataaaattttgaatttgtcaCTATCTGTATTTGGATCAtagaaacaattttaaaaaaatgtttccaaatgggtGTATACTACCTGCATTTATTATCCCATTACTGCAACTACAACAGGATAAATAAGGTTCAATCAATCTTTGTGCAGGTTATTTGCTCTAAAATACGCTTCAGATGCTGCTTGCACGGTTCTACGAGTAGATCAGGTAATTGTTGATATATTGTTGCTCTCTTCCTTTATCTTTTTCAATTTGCATGCTTATTGCTTATACAAAATTGGTGTTTCTCCACTGTATCGAGTTCTTGTCATAATCACGAGCTTTGATGTTTTTCAGATTATAATGGCTAAACCTGCTGGTGGCCCTAGGAGAGGAGACCAACCCGCTGGGATGGATGAGGATTGATTCCTTATAACTATTCTGAATCATCTAAATGCATGTTTGGTTTTCTTCTTATTATGagcattaattttgtttatcatGTAGTAGTTTTGAAGAGGGTTCTTTCTTTGTGTTCACTTTTGGTTTGTGTTGCTTCTCCAACTGAGGAAGactattatttatgttttgtaaGCCATGCTTATAGGGTTTTTTCAATTATGACtacttttaatctttttttcaaTGTCTTTGTGTGGAGATTTA includes:
- the LOC124941817 gene encoding T-complex protein 1 subunit theta-like, with translation MGFQPYGIQSMLKEGHKHLSGLDEAVLKNIDACKQLSTITRTSLGPNGMNKMVINHLDKLFVTNDAATIVSELEVQHPAAKLLVLAGKAQQEEIGDGANLTVSFAGELLQGAEELIRMGLHPSEIITGYTKAIAKTIEILDELVEKGSEVMDVRSKDEVIRRMKAAVASKQYGQEDVLCSLIADACIQVCPQNPANFIVDNVRVAKLLGGGLNNSTIVRGMILKNDSVGTIKKVEKAKVAVFVSGVDTSATETKGTVLIHSAEQLENYAKTEEAKVEELIKGVAEAGAKVIVSGAAVGEMALHFCERYKLMVLKISSKFELRRFCRTTGAVAMLKLGLPNPDDLGYVDSVSVEEIGGARVSIIRNEEGGNSVSTVVLRGSTDSILDDLERAVDDGVNTYKAMCRNSRMVPGAAATEIELARRLKEFSFKEIGLDQYAIAKFAECFEMVPKILADNAGLNAMEIISSLYAEHASGNTNVGIDLEEGVCKDISTLNIWDLYVTKLFALKYASDAACTVLRVDQIIMAKPAGGPRRGDQPAGMDED